AGATGCTCAAAATCGCGGAAGGAATAGATGACAAGATCGCTTTCCTCGAGCGTCACCTCGAGTTCGTACATATCGTCGTCATCATAGTCATCCTCATCTTTTTCCGCTTTTGCTCCCGTTTTTCCGCGAGTTACGATTACGACCATTCCCTGTGCTGGCAAGGCAAACACTTCAACGGCCACAGGACCCGACACTTCGAAGCCAAGTTCGTGATATGCCTGCTCCATCATATCGTTGAACAGTTCATGAACTTTGGGAATGTCACGCCACATGTCCTCTTTTTCGATTCCTCTCTCTGACAGATCGTCGAACGTCAGAAAGATTCGTATTTTATCTTGACCAAGGCGTTCAACACGCATGACCGTCCCTCCTCGCCATCCAGTCGTACTACAAATTATGAAAGAAAGCCTGTAAGAGTTCTCCGCATTTTCCGACGAATACCTGGTAGTAGAATACCCAAATTCCTGCTTTTTGGGTTACTACCATCATACCATATTTGTGGACAAGAATATAGCCGAGAAACCCCTTCAACTGCTCCCGCGCCCTGCTGCATGTCGAAAACTGGCGAACAGGGGGGATGGCGGCGTGGGCAGATGTCGCTTTCTGCGCTTTCCCAGGAAACATTTATCCGTTGCCAGGATAAGGCCGCCTGATAACCGCCCTTGGGGAAGCGACATCTACTCAGCCGGGCCTGCTGCTGAGCAGCCGTTTATGTATCCAGATGGCCGCCTGGACGCCATCCCCCATGGCGATCGCCACTTGCTGGGAGTGAACCGTCACATCTCCAATCGCCCAGATCCCCGGATGACTGGTCTCTTTTGTCCGGGGGTTGACCAGGACATGTCCCTTTTCATTGCAGCGCACCTGAAAAGGCTGGAGCAATCGGGACTGGACGCGCGCTCCGGGAAATGCGAGGAACGCCCGGGTCACCTCTACCGTGTCCCCGGAATTGAGCACCAGACGGGTAAGCTCTCCCCCCGTATGCTCCACTTCGACCACTCGTTCGCGGCGGATCGGATAGGGCGACGCCGGCCCGCCTGGTATGCCGTTTATGCTCGGGGACTCGTCCGCATCCTGGTGGTGGAACAGCAGTAGCTCATCCGTAAAAAAGGAGAGCGCCTTCGCCATCTCCACTGCTTGTTTTTCCAGTCCGATCACAGCCGTCTTTTTCCCGGCGGATTCAAACCCGTCGCAGTCCGGACAAATGAAAACAGAGATACCGAGGCATTCCTTCAGCCCGACGATATCGGGAAAGGGGTCGGCGATTCCCGTCGCCAGTACGACCGTTTGCCCTTGCAGTCTCTGTTTGCCTCTCGTCTCTACTTCAAACAGGCCGTCTTCCCTTTGCGCCAGGGAAACGACTTCATCGCTGATGGAGACGGCACCCATGCGTATCGCATACTCCCGACCTGCCTCGCGCAGCTGTGCTCCGCTCACGCCGCCGGGAAATCCCAGCAGGTTGCGG
This sequence is a window from Brevibacillus composti. Protein-coding genes within it:
- a CDS encoding genetic competence negative regulator, with amino-acid sequence MRVERLGQDKIRIFLTFDDLSERGIEKEDMWRDIPKVHELFNDMMEQAYHELGFEVSGPVAVEVFALPAQGMVVIVTRGKTGAKAEKDEDDYDDDDMYELEVTLEESDLVIYSFRDFEHLVEAAHRINAFLINGGAAYFYQGKYYLVLEELDVDQERYQKLIAILSEYGEATPTTVYVLEEYGKVVFSDDAVKEICRHFR
- a CDS encoding NAD(P)/FAD-dependent oxidoreductase produces the protein MTFDTVIIGGGIAGWQAAIQLCRCLRKVAVIDAGGGRSSASKGYRNLLGFPGGVSGAQLREAGREYAIRMGAVSISDEVVSLAQREDGLFEVETRGKQRLQGQTVVLATGIADPFPDIVGLKECLGISVFICPDCDGFESAGKKTAVIGLEKQAVEMAKALSFFTDELLLFHHQDADESPSINGIPGGPASPYPIRRERVVEVEHTGGELTRLVLNSGDTVEVTRAFLAFPGARVQSRLLQPFQVRCNEKGHVLVNPRTKETSHPGIWAIGDVTVHSQQVAIAMGDGVQAAIWIHKRLLSSRPG